Genomic DNA from Rana temporaria chromosome 1, aRanTem1.1, whole genome shotgun sequence:
aataaaactggagcatgTAAAATCGGGTGCAGCTATGCATAAAAACTAgtcggcttccagtttttttattgtcaaagcttaattgaacaagctgaagttagaagctgattggctaccatgcacagctgcaccagatcttgcactctccagttttagtaaatcaatactATTGTGTCATATGTTTGCTCAGCTGTGAGGTCTTCCGCAAAGCCACATTGATAACACGGATTCTGTATCTACCCTTAGCCTGGCTAACCATAACCATAGTACTCCAAAAACCCTGAAAAATATGCATAAAGGGCTTTAAAGAATCTTGCATTTTTTCcagataaatattaaatattgcatatggatactttttacatttttagaacaccaggtggaactcttgTTTTGTTTTCACGTGTTTACCAGTCTACTAATAGCTGCTCTGTTTTTAAAGGAAAATGTCATATTTATACGCAAGAGAGTGAcacttctgttttcacctggtgatctggccagtaacacacctcctataTTAGAGTGCCCCTAATCTGGATGAAGGATCACCAGGGCACATTTGGAAAGCTGCATTGGTAACCTGGGGGTAGGGGAATGTGGGATGTACTAGCAGATCTAAATACCCTAACAAATATaaaccaaactccagctcacattgcagttacacaagcagttacagaaacagtttttttatttttttattcttttgggaTAAAAGATTTTACAGGAATAAATAAAAGTTGAAAGCAATCCTGTCAGtgataaatggtttgtctcaacactctgctacatttgcaggagagcttgttctgttgaaaaacaacttactggccagatcaccaggtgaaaatagaagaaagaaagcctaaacaataaaatgaatgcagcaatcccatctaagaattggtaagctgcaaaataaaatacatttttgtttttgagtttactaccgctttaatttttAATGGCGCCTCCACACATTGGAAAAAACGGGTGCAGTTTCCTGTGCATagaaacacataggcccagattctcaaagggcttacgatggcgcaacgccatgtacgccgtcgtaagtcctaatctgggccgtcgtatctatgcgactgattcttagaatcagttacgcatagataaccattagatccgacaggcgtaaggctcttacgccgtcagatcttaaatgcaattttttttttgtccgcgaGGTGTCAccaccgtcgttttccccgtcgagtatgcaaattagctagatacgcgaattcccgaacgtacgcgcggccgacgcagtgaagttacgacgtttacgttaggtttttccggcgtaaagttgctcctgctatatgaggagcaaccaatgttaagtatggccgtcgttcccgcatcaaaatttataaatttacgttgtttgcgtaagtcgtccgtgaatggggctggacgccatttaggttcacgtcgaaaccaatgacgtccttgcgacgtcagttggagcaatgcaccctgggatatttttcggacggcgcatgcgcagtacgttaggcgcgggaacgcgcttaatttaaatgctacacgccccctacccgcctaatttgaattaggcgggcttgcgccaggtgattaacgctacgccgccgcaactttacacgcaagtgctttgtgaataaagcacttgcatgaaaaacttttgaaaatgacatacgttacgccgccgcagagatacgcccgatctatgagaatctgggccatagtgccaAAGCACAATTTCCCTGTGGCCACGAAAAAGGGTCAGGCACTTTTTCCCTGAACTCCCCACAGGTACAGTAGCCCactcaaatgaataggctgctgtTTCCACAAACACGACCACAGGAAAAcatatagatgtgaacctagtctGGGGGTTGCTGTTCACCTCCAATCACTTCACATTGAGATTGTTCAATGTTCTAGAACATAAGTCTTATCTaagaaaaaaatttgcatatatTTACGGTTCTAAgaatattaaatatttaaaatcctgtcagttttttttatttattttttatgctgtatagttgtgattttttattttgttttttattctgacCCATGTGAACTGTGATCAGGACAGAAATTCTGAATTTCTTTGCAATGAGAACAGAAATTCTAACCCtcccctgctctatccaaaagtaaaaataaatgaaggtGGTTCCaaaggctcagtttttttttttttttaaataacaaacatgtcatacttacctgctctgtgcaatggttttgcacagagcagcctcaatcctcttcttctggggttcaTTGCTGGCAATTTTGACCTGTCTCCCCTACcgagtgccccccatagcaagcagagaCTGCTCTGCCCcatcccctgctccctcctcactggctgtgattgacagcagcaaaagccaatggctcccactgctgtgtctgagccaatgaggagagagagagccaagAGAGCCTCTGCTGGGTCGAGAttgtgctcaggtaagtataggggAGGGGGCtgcttgcacaattttttttaacttaatgcatagaaAAAGAAATCTGCATTtaaaccactttaaatgtaatcTGCTTGTGATCTCAATAGTTAACATCCTGCCCATCTGACAGGGATGTTAATTATGGGAAATCAATTTAACAAGGACTGCATGGAAACCCTTTTTGGAGTAGAGAAAATatcctggactgccacactccGTTGAATGATGtcattattgaataaaataaaaaataatccaaaGCTGTACAGTCAAaatggctaacgcgtttcacattgtgggatgcttattcatagctataaATAAGCATCCCAcattgtgaaacgcgttagccattCTTTTCCTGTTTTCCATCTTTTATTTTGACTGTACAGCtttggattattttttattttgttcaataaAGACATCATTCAACagagtgtggcagtccaggatATTTTCTTATCTCATGCAcctgtgcagagccagcacctgtcgaTTTCAGTAGGGCGGGAGCAATCTGAGGGATCAGCAGCCTTTAGAGCAGTATCATTTCTTCCCTTTTGGAGTAGAGTTGTAATGATatggaacctctgtcaggtttttcccattcttttcaaaAAGTTTTGCACTGTAAGGATTGTTTGGAAATACTGTTCTATAAGACATCATTATTTAcatcagccattctcaaccaaggtTCTGAAGAACCCAAGTATTGCTTATCAACTTATCTTGATGtcatctttattgtcaaaagggtcagacagatacaggcaatgttatgccgcgtacacaccatcactttatgtgatgaaaaaaaaaacgacatttttaaaaacgtcactttaaatgaccgtgtgtgggggaaaacgttgttttatgtcttgtgaaaaacgacaaaaaaaaattgaagcatgcttcaattttatgtgtcgtttttcaaaacgtcgtttttgtttcacaaaaattgaccgtgtgtagcaaaaaacgacgtttttaaacccgcgcatgcccagaagctagttatgaagcgaacttcaatggaaaaaagtggtgaacgtaacctcgctttgctagagcattgtgaaaaaacaatggtgtgtaggcaacgtcgttttttaaaattgaagtttcaaaaacgtcgttttttacttaacagaaaatgtcgtttttttccatcacataaagtgatggtgtgtacacggcattagacgcATTTCACAAGCAAAAGCTTGCTTGTTCACAATTCTTTTTAAAACCAAACATGTcaaactcacctgctctgtgtaatggttttgcaccaagcagcctgatcctcctcttctcaggtcccccactggcgcttctggcccctccttcctgaccccatagcaagcagcttgctatgggggcacccgagcaggtTCGCACCCGAGTTgctgctttgtgtgtccattcaaacacGGAGTGTAGCTTGGCCTcagccctgctctctcctcattggctcactggctatgactgacagcagcgggagccaatggttcctaCTGCTGCCAATGAGGTGGAAGAGACCCAGTAGAGCCGCTGCTGCCATGCACATCATCtacaatgcatgaaggtaaaaaccacTTTAATGCCAAGACCACATATAAGGATTGGTAAGCagcaatgtattatttttttggttgggTTTAGATTTGCTACAAATGCTACAATATATGTTACTGTCCCAAGATTCATTGGAACGGAGTTTAGCAAAAACACATTTTCAGTATTACTTTGCAGGGAGATATATACTAGGTGGCTACGATATGAAATGGAGCCATTCAGTACTTGTAGCAGCTCCTTCACACATAGGACTGTGATATGAAAGGAATGACTGAGAAAATAAATCTGTACAtattacagtatagtatgcatccTGAAGCAATGATGCCTATAGGGAACTGCATACAAAAAAATAGCTATACTGTAGTTTAAGTGGAATTGTGTTTATGCATGTCTTCTCTATGTTTGCACTAAATAGGCTGGGTACTACTGAAGTAGGCAAGGGTTGAAAAACattacactgggggttatttacgaaaggcaaatccactttgcactacaggtgcaaagtgcacttgaaattgcacttgaaagtgcacttggaagtgcagtcgctgtagatccaagggggacacgcaaggaaaataaaaaacagcattttagcttgcacatgattggatgataaaatcagcttcccctcatttcagatcgacccctcagatttacagcgactgcagttccaagtgtactttcagtgcaatttcaagtgcactttgcacttgtagtttgcacttgtactgcaaagtggatttgtctttcgtaaataacccccaatgactCTACCTATAGCACAACAAGCAGAGAAGATTTCCACATTTTGCTTGTAACCCTGACTAAGTTATGCAACACAAATTGGTTCATCTGCAAGAAATACAGTATAGACCTTTAGCCTAGGATAACACTGACTGCGGGAATTTAATTGTGCGAGttcggcttaaagcgggagttcacccatttattaaatttttccccttttccccttagattcctgctcgttcggtctaggggaatcggctatttgtattaaaatatgatccgtacttacccgttttcgagatgcatcttcttccgtcgcttccgggtatgggtcttcgggagcgggcgttccttcttgattgacagtcttccgagaggcttccgacggtcgcatccatcgcgtcactcgtacctgaaagaagccgaacgtcggtgcggctctatactgcgcctgcgcaccgacgttcggcttctttcggaaaatcgtgacgcgatggatgcgaccgtcggaagcctctcggtagactgtcaatcaagaaggaacgcccattcccgcagcccatacccggaagcgacggtgaggatgcatctcgtaaacgggtaagtaatgctcatattttaaaacaaatagccgattcccctagtaaaaacgagcaggaatctaaggctaaaaagtgccctctaagggtgaaccaccgctttaactcacacaatttcattcccgcatgttaCCCCCCGACTTCGGGGggggatttcagagacatctgtgtggtttctgcacaaatgtcaatggaaatcgcacctgaaatcggcaaaagtagtagaggaactacttttggaaattggTGCAGCGTCGCATTGATTGGGATGCTCCTATTGCCGGCAATTTccgccgatttggcatgtcaaatcgcatcaatgtgaaccagggcataGTACCCATTCCCAGCTTCATCAGGTTTAGTAACACACAcaaaggtgtgaatgggcccttgaaGTTCCCCTTTAAAAGCATACAGTGCATAAATGTGATATTGATTTCCATGCAGTATGTGTTTTACCGCAGCAAAACAAGCAGGTTTAAATAGGCCCTTGCACatgttgatttattttttgtatatacattCTGCATTTACAAATGATACAATCCTTTAGATACAGAACGTGATTGAGCCTAAAATGCACCTATTAATAAAGCAGATATCTTCAGTTTGTCTTGGCCATTCAAACACAGGTATAGTCTATGTATAGGGTACATATTCAGTCATATAGCAGatgaaagaaaattccacaaaTCATTTCTTTGGTATTGAATACTCTCTCTTCCCAAGCTGTGTTTCAAAGTCCCCCATACCCCCAGCCAATTCAACAAGTTTAATTAAGCTCGAAGAACCCGGGAGTAAATTAGCCAGAACAAGGGACAGTTACCATGAAAGGATTACCATATCAATGCTTGGAAGTCGGTCCCCTTGGCTCTTGTGTGAATACAAATCAATTACCAGGAGCTGTGAAGCTGGCTTTTCTCTCCAGAGTATTAATGCTTGACAAAAGCAGGGATACAAAGAGAGCCCTGTTAAATgaagagagagtgtgtgtgtttgtgcggGGGTGGAGAAATGGGGGTTCAAggaaaaattaaagtggttggtGTTCAAGTTTAACGGAATTGTACTTTTATaatgtaaacatttaaaaaaatcttttatttgttttatggTAGCCCAACAGGTTGCCATGTGTTTTCACTACACATTTTTAGCCATGCATAAAGCATAAAGTAGTgctacattttattacatttcaaagatctctcttttttttttttttacaggggacACAGCAGGTGAAGAAGTTCAAGTGTGTCAGAAATGCTGCGCCCAGTTTGACGAACCCTCTGATTTCACCCGACATAAAGAATGCTGTTCTCTTGACAACCAAATTGTTGTGATTGTAGAGAACCAGGGAGAGTCTAAAAGGAACCAGCAAGAGAGCATTATTGAGGACTCTGCCTCACAACCTAACTCTCCAGAAATTGCTGGGCCAAGAAAGAAAACAATGGTGAATGGACAATGTGACCAAGAAACACATTATCAAATGATGGGATCTGTGAGACCAGAGATGGACAAAAAGGGTGTGGGACCCTCTCAGCGCTTCCTTATTCCTAATGGGGGGTTAGTAATGGATGGTCTGCCAGGACCAAAGGTGGGTATGGCTCCTATGAGTCAAGAAGCCATCCCTGGGGGTCAGACTGCTTCAGCTCCCATAAACATTCCCATGATTCTGGAAGAACTTCGAGTTTTACAGCAGAGGCAGATACATCAGatgcaaataacagagcaaataTGTCAACAGGTACTAATGCTTGGATCCCTTTCCATGACTCCTTCAAATCCAACAACATTACAACAAGAAAGGAACACTGCAACAAAACCCTTACCTGTCTTCAGTCCATCAAAACCATCTGAATCTATTCCAGAATCAACAAAGACATTTTGCAGAGATGAGCCTCCAAAGCAGACTTTTCTTCACCTCTACAATCCTATAGGACAAGCATTTGGGGCTAGGAGCATTCCAAACTTAAAAGACAAATTGATAGGGGGCATCTGTGAAAAACCAGTTCTAGGACAATCTTCACTTCCAAGCTCACCAGCAAGCCCACTCATTTCACCACATGCAATATTTTCACCAAGTTTGCCATCCTTACCATCTGGATTATTTTTAGGGGCTAGGGTATTAGAAACGACCCCACCCCATTTAAAGCAGAAGAACAATGAGTCGCTACGTGTTGAAAGCCAACTAGAAAGATCATCAGGAAAGCACAAATGTCGCTTCTGTGCAAAGGTTTTCGGCAGTGATAGCGCCTTACAAATACACTTACGTTCTCACACTGGGGAACGACCGTACAAATGTAATATATGTGGAAATCGTTTTACTACTAGAGGCAACCTGAAAGTACACTTTCATCGACATAGGGAAAAGTACCCTCATATACAAATGAATCCACATCCTGTTCCAGAGCATTTGGATTATGTTTTGACAAGTAATGGACTTCCGTATGGCATGTCAGTACCTCCAGAGAAAGCAGAGgaagaaataatagaaaagaaaccAGTTGTACCTCCAATAATGTCAACAGAAGGCTTCTTCTCAAGTTCTGTAAACCAAGGATTACCAGCACTTAACAAACTGGTACTCGTGAAAGCAAATGATACTGCTTTGAAAAATTCTAATGTATGTCCAAAAGCAAAGTCTGATGAAAATACCCCTCCCATTGAAAGATCATCCACAGGGACAGCTGACGTCAGTAGTAGGATGCAACTTAGCAAGCTGGTTACCTCTTTTCCAAGTTGGGCACTGCTAGCCAGCCATTTTAAATCTGGAGGCTTTCCTTTTTCATACACTGTTGAACCACTGGCATACTCAGAGACTTCAAAATTACAACAGTTAGTTGAAAAAATTGACAAGCAGGCAACAGTTCCAAACCAGTGTGTTATCTGCTTACGAGTATTAAGTTGTCCCAGGGCACTTAGGCTCCATTATAACCAACATGGAGGGGAAAGACCATTTAAGTGTAAAATATGTGGACGGGCATTTTCAACTAAAGGCAATTTAAAAGCCCATTTTGTAGGTCATAAAACTAGTTTGTCATCAAAACCTCAAAATTCATGTCCAATTTGCCAGAAAAAGTTTACCAATGCTGTCACTCTCCAGCAGCATATAAGAATGCATCTTGGTGGGCAGATTCCAAATGGAGACATATCACCTGGAGTCGGCAGCAAAACAGAAACCATAGAAGACAAAAGCATTCCAGATTTTTCAGATGAAGTTAGTACTGAAGATGATTCCTTGGATGTAAGTGAATCTGAAAGTGAAAAGGCAGCACTAGTAGAGTCCGAAATATCAAGCATGGATGATGACTCCACAGCTTCTGTTGTGAAGAACAACGATGACAGGGCATCACCTTCTGCTGCTCTCCAGCCTTTGCCGTTTCCTGCCACAGAATCAACTATTTCCCCAGATCAACCACTTAGCACGTCAACAGAACCAGGCTCACCTCTAGAGAAAGCAAATAGTTCTCATTTAAGTAACGAGGAGGAAGACAAAGCTGAGGAAAACAAGAATCCAGAAAATACAGATGAGAATAGTCTAAATGGAAAAATCGATACAGAACAGAAAGATCAAGATACACAAATAAGCACCACAGCTGAGGGAAGTCCCAATAAAGAGGAAGCCCATGTGTGTGATTTTTGTTCTGAGAAATTACCCAGCACTGAGTCACTGGGGGAGCATGAGAAATGCCACACCAAAGATGGATTGTTCCATTGTTTGGTTTGCAAACAAAGCTTTCTGGAGGCATCCATTCTGAAGAAGCATGTGCTACAGGCACACCAGGTGAGCCAAACCTTTCCTCCTCAGCCAATGAGCAGCCCCAAACACCCATCTCCAGCCCAAATATTACTGAAGAGTGAAGCTTTAAGCCCACCCCAGACACTGGCACTGGTTCAGCTCCCAGGGCTACCGCTGGCctcatccctctcccctcctttgAGACGCAGCCCTAAGCAGCATCTGTGCATAGTTTGTAAGAAGATGTTCTCATCGGCCAGTGCATTGCAGATTCATGAGCGGATTCATACAggagagaagcctttttcctgcaaTATGTGTGGAAGGGCGTTCACCACAAGGGGGAACCTTAAGGTAGGTTCTCCAGCTAGAAGATCTACACTTTGTAACAAACACAAAGATAGATGATTTGGTAATAAGCACACAGCATTCAATCTAAGACTGACCGATTAGATATAATACATAAAAACTGTAAACATAAATTATGACATTTATGTTGTCTTTAAAGCAACCCTGTCACTAGACAACTTGAACTCAAGCAGAAGCACCCTACAAAACAAGGTGACTCATACTTACTTTTTTATTCTGTTGTGAACCCAGCCGTTGCTCTTTTGCAGAATCTAACACTTCTGGGTATGTTGGATGTTTGGTCCTCTATTGTGTACTGTGGTACCTACTGTGGTCCTCTATGTCACTACAGAAAACACTAACGAAATAGGGGTAAGTGGGAAGAAACATAGAGAACAGCAGGGAACAGActatatggcctcgtacacacgaccgagaaactcgacagaatccatcaagaaacttggtgggagagcttttttgccgaggaaaacggtcgtgtgtacgtttttcattgaggaaactgtcgagagactcgacgagaaaaaaagagagcaagttctccttttccttgacgggagtctcaatttcctcgtcgtgttcctcgtcgggctggttttcaatgagaaactcgagcgtgtgtatgctaagaaacccttgcatgctcagaataaagtatgagactggagtaaaagtagcatttgtaatggagataacacatttttcatgctgtaacagactgaaaagtgcaaatcgtctccgaccaaacttttacgtaacacgcagtaacatgagattagcaaaagcagccccaagggttgtgccagcggaatcgaacttccccagccattgtatgtgttgttcgtcaccgcgtttgagaacgaggagattttgtcttgacagtgtgtacgcaaagcaatcttgtcgagttcctcgacaagcctaacatggaactcgtcgaggaaaacgatgtgtctcgcccgacgagtttctcggtcgtgtgtacgaggcgtatGACATGCCCATAAGTGTTGGATTCTAGCAGCTGCTACAGCTTTGCAAGAGAGCAAAGTTTGGAATTGCCACCTGCCGTAAAGGTATATATATCagtaatcttttttctttttttgcaggcTTCTACTATTTGAGTTGCAAAGTTGCAAAGTGTCATTTAGAAATTAGTATATTTTATCCTCCTGAAGGAAGCCTTAAAAATACCATTATTACCGTGCTTACTTCTGTGTAAATGTCCTAAGGATCTAGGCAGTAGTAGCATGATGATGGGGTGAATTTTTGTCAACTCTGTGTTGAATGTTTATATAATTTACCTTACCTTAGGGAGAGAACAACATAAAGGATAGGCACACATAAAACATTTCTACTGGTATAGAAAGTGTAGAAACACCAAATTTTTACCATGAGGAGTAGGAAGACCCATTCCATAGCAGGAGTGCATAGTTCTCTTTAGAATATACATTTCCCTAACAGGTTAGCAATTGATAACTGAAATATGTTTACAGTGCAATATTCTACAGCCTCTTTTTTCTTCTCCAGGTACACATGAGTACTCATGTATGGAATAATACCTCTTCAAGAAGAGGAAGACGTTTATCTCTGGATAACTTAAGCCCTCTGCTCTCAGGAACCCCAATGAAGCTGCAAGACTTCCTCTCCAGGGATATTCCTACACAACTTGTTGGAGTTAGCCCTTTATCGTTTTGGAATCAATACACAGCTTACCTCACTAGTGGTCCACCATCAGCAACTGGTAACATAACTTCTACAGCTGCGGTCATTTCACCCCCTGCTCTGATTGGATTGCGAGCAGCTAAAGTTGGGCACATTCCGGCGGGAGGACTAGTGGAGGTCAAAGAAAAGAGTCCAAGCATTGCAGAGGCTTTACATGAGAGTCCCATTAAAGAAGAAAAGTAGACTGAGCCTTATGAACATGGCAGTAGATATGACTGATAGTCATATAATGTAAAGACTGAGTTTGTATTGTGTGTTTAAAGTGTCACACATTGCCTACTCTTCTTATACAGCGGACAGTTTCCAGAAATGGTTCTACTGTGTCCTGTTAGATTTCGGTCTGGTAAAATACAGTGAGGTCTCAATgagatatacaaaaaaaaactagtgaACAGCGCTAGCATATATCCCAGTTTACGAGGGACAATCCCAGGTTTGAATATTAAACTTCCATTTGAAAAACGTAATTCTCTCTAGTTTGCAGAAACGGAGAAGAATTCACGGAATCATCCAAGAACACGTCAAATATGCCTTAATTTTGTATTGATATAGATTCTACAATTattttttcaagaaaaaaaatgccagtacTGAGTAAAACGACATGAACATGTGATAATAGAAGGACAATACCAGAAGTAGTTCTAGCTTTTGCGTCGACGACAACCTGGAAAAACTTTGATCTGTAACGTACTATCATTTTCAAAAGTGACAGCCAACAAACATGACGGAAAAGCATTCCTGCACTTCTTAAAACAGATGGCCTTTTGGACATTGAGCTTATCATAATGCATCATAGCATTATCTACACAACAATGCTCAGGAAGTTGGAAGAACTAAAACCACTTTCAACACAAAGCACAAGCAggcttttttttgtgctgaaaacaaTACACAATGCAATAATCCACAGTGACCAACACCAT
This window encodes:
- the SALL2 gene encoding sal-like protein 2 isoform X2, which translates into the protein MSRRKQRKPQQLISDCDNSTSSENGDTAGEEVQVCQKCCAQFDEPSDFTRHKECCSLDNQIVVIVENQGESKRNQQESIIEDSASQPNSPEIAGPRKKTMVNGQCDQETHYQMMGSVRPEMDKKGVGPSQRFLIPNGGLVMDGLPGPKVGMAPMSQEAIPGGQTASAPINIPMILEELRVLQQRQIHQMQITEQICQQVLMLGSLSMTPSNPTTLQQERNTATKPLPVFSPSKPSESIPESTKTFCRDEPPKQTFLHLYNPIGQAFGARSIPNLKDKLIGGICEKPVLGQSSLPSSPASPLISPHAIFSPSLPSLPSGLFLGARVLETTPPHLKQKNNESLRVESQLERSSGKHKCRFCAKVFGSDSALQIHLRSHTGERPYKCNICGNRFTTRGNLKVHFHRHREKYPHIQMNPHPVPEHLDYVLTSNGLPYGMSVPPEKAEEEIIEKKPVVPPIMSTEGFFSSSVNQGLPALNKLVLVKANDTALKNSNVCPKAKSDENTPPIERSSTGTADVSSRMQLSKLVTSFPSWALLASHFKSGGFPFSYTVEPLAYSETSKLQQLVEKIDKQATVPNQCVICLRVLSCPRALRLHYNQHGGERPFKCKICGRAFSTKGNLKAHFVGHKTSLSSKPQNSCPICQKKFTNAVTLQQHIRMHLGGQIPNGDISPGVGSKTETIEDKSIPDFSDEVSTEDDSLDVSESESEKAALVESEISSMDDDSTASVVKNNDDRASPSAALQPLPFPATESTISPDQPLSTSTEPGSPLEKANSSHLSNEEEDKAEENKNPENTDENSLNGKIDTEQKDQDTQISTTAEGSPNKEEAHVCDFCSEKLPSTESLGEHEKCHTKDGLFHCLVCKQSFLEASILKKHVLQAHQVHMSTHVWNNTSSRRGRRLSLDNLSPLLSGTPMKLQDFLSRDIPTQLVGVSPLSFWNQYTAYLTSGPPSATGNITSTAAVISPPALIGLRAAKVGHIPAGGLVEVKEKSPSIAEALHESPIKEEK
- the SALL2 gene encoding sal-like protein 2 isoform X1, which produces MSRRKQRKPQQLISDCDNSTSSENGDTAGEEVQVCQKCCAQFDEPSDFTRHKECCSLDNQIVVIVENQGESKRNQQESIIEDSASQPNSPEIAGPRKKTMVNGQCDQETHYQMMGSVRPEMDKKGVGPSQRFLIPNGGLVMDGLPGPKVGMAPMSQEAIPGGQTASAPINIPMILEELRVLQQRQIHQMQITEQICQQVLMLGSLSMTPSNPTTLQQERNTATKPLPVFSPSKPSESIPESTKTFCRDEPPKQTFLHLYNPIGQAFGARSIPNLKDKLIGGICEKPVLGQSSLPSSPASPLISPHAIFSPSLPSLPSGLFLGARVLETTPPHLKQKNNESLRVESQLERSSGKHKCRFCAKVFGSDSALQIHLRSHTGERPYKCNICGNRFTTRGNLKVHFHRHREKYPHIQMNPHPVPEHLDYVLTSNGLPYGMSVPPEKAEEEIIEKKPVVPPIMSTEGFFSSSVNQGLPALNKLVLVKANDTALKNSNVCPKAKSDENTPPIERSSTGTADVSSRMQLSKLVTSFPSWALLASHFKSGGFPFSYTVEPLAYSETSKLQQLVEKIDKQATVPNQCVICLRVLSCPRALRLHYNQHGGERPFKCKICGRAFSTKGNLKAHFVGHKTSLSSKPQNSCPICQKKFTNAVTLQQHIRMHLGGQIPNGDISPGVGSKTETIEDKSIPDFSDEVSTEDDSLDVSESESEKAALVESEISSMDDDSTASVVKNNDDRASPSAALQPLPFPATESTISPDQPLSTSTEPGSPLEKANSSHLSNEEEDKAEENKNPENTDENSLNGKIDTEQKDQDTQISTTAEGSPNKEEAHVCDFCSEKLPSTESLGEHEKCHTKDGLFHCLVCKQSFLEASILKKHVLQAHQVSQTFPPQPMSSPKHPSPAQILLKSEALSPPQTLALVQLPGLPLASSLSPPLRRSPKQHLCIVCKKMFSSASALQIHERIHTGEKPFSCNMCGRAFTTRGNLKVHMSTHVWNNTSSRRGRRLSLDNLSPLLSGTPMKLQDFLSRDIPTQLVGVSPLSFWNQYTAYLTSGPPSATGNITSTAAVISPPALIGLRAAKVGHIPAGGLVEVKEKSPSIAEALHESPIKEEK